A genomic region of Ficedula albicollis isolate OC2 chromosome 12, FicAlb1.5, whole genome shotgun sequence contains the following coding sequences:
- the LOC101807457 gene encoding 2'-5'-oligoadenylate synthase 1-like, with protein MLAGVDGGGRKSEKGKGSDTSVSMDVDQVTPTYGLRAVTAKRLDAWIAETLQPSQVFTTQVRETVWLICEFLKRDCFEDDIHVLKTVKGGSAGKGTALKNNSDADVVLFLSCLPSYEEQKKNRKLILDLIMIRLKACRERLQFDVFISEPKYKGPDNTPRSLSLTLSSKVTGESIDVDILPAYDALGQVTQDAPPNAEVYVRLLYASSHPGEFSPCFTELQKMFVKRYPAKLKNLLRLVKHWYKELSPKYPNAHLPPKYALELLTIYAWEEGTGSSEAFDMAQGFRTVLELLRQPRLICIYWEKYYSLQHREIGAHVKRLLCSPRPVILDPADPTGILGQDKNWDLMAREAARDCGSLPCLQNLQPWNVQPARLVTIEVVRLSGARLTRIVSPYTTIGHLKEMIQQEWGISPYTQRLAQQESGRNNILQDCDTLATYGIFYNTTLVLLQTEPQKMEVLVKDDKNQTRTYTVLPTDTVRQLKEQIQARQGPPASEQRLTYGSRELEDRHTLAHYDVKPMSTIYMLLRLRGGTGLQLP; from the exons ATGCTGGCGGGAGTAGACGGAGGCGGCCGCAAGTCAGAAAAGGGCAAAGGGAGCGACACATCTGTCAGCATGGATGTGGATCAGGTGACACCCACGTACGGACTGAGAGCAGTAACCGCCAAGAGATTGGATGCCTGGATCGCAGAaaccctgcagcccagccaagTGTTCACCACACAGGTGAGGGAGACAGTGTGGCTAATCTGTGAATTCCTGAAGAGGGACTGCTTTGAGGATGACATCCACGTCCTAAAGACTGTCAAG GGTGGATCAGCAGGAAAGGGCACAGCTCTGAAGAACAACTCTGATGCTGATGTGGTgctcttcctcagctgcttACCCAGCTACGAGGAGCagaagaagaacagaaagcTTATCCTGGATTTGATCATGATAAGGCTGAAGGCTTGCAGGGAGAGGTTGCAGTTCGATGTGTTCATCAGTGAGCCCAAGTACAAGGGGCCTGACAACACACCGCGCTCCCTCAGCCTTACTCTGTCCTCCAAGGTGACTGGAGAGTCCATTGATGTGGACATCCTGCCTGCCTATGATGCTTTGG GGCAGGTGACCCAAGATGCCCCACCAAATGCAGAAGTGTATGTGAGGCTCCTGTATGCCAGCAGCCACCCCGGGGAGTTTTCCCCCTGCTTCACTGAGCTGCAGAAGATGTTTGTGAAGCGTTACCCTGCCAAGCTGAAGAACCTCCTGCGCCTGGTCAAGCACTGGTACAAGGAG CTGAGTCCAAAGTACCCCAATGCGCACCTGCCCCCCAAGTatgccctggagctgctgaccATCTACGCTTGGGAGGAGGGCACAGGTTCCTCTGAGGCCTTTGACATGGCTCAGGGCTTTCGCACAGTGCTGGAACTGCTGCGCCAGCCCCGACTGATCTGCATCTACTGGGAGAAGTACTACTCACTCCAGCACAGAGAGATTGGTGCCCATGTCAAGAGGTTGCTGTGCAGCCCCCG CCCTGTCATCCTGGACCCTGCTGACCCCACGGGGATCCTGGGCCAAGACAAGAACTGGGACTTGATGGCGCGGGAAGCTGCCAGAGACTGCGGCTCACTGCCCTGCCTTCAAAATCTCCAGCCCTGGAACGTGCAG ccagcccgGCTCGTGACCATTGAGGTGGTGCGGCTGTCAGGCGCCAGATTGACCAGGATTGTCAGCCCCTACACCACCATTGGGCATCTGAAGGAGATGATTCAGCAGGAGTGGGGCATCTCACCATACACACAGCGCTTGGCACAGCAGGAGTCAGGCAGAAACAACATCCTACAGGACTGTGATACCCTGGCCACGTATGGCATCTTCTACAACACCacgctggtgctgctgcagactGAGCCCCAGAAGATGGAGGTCTTGGTCAAGGATGATAAGAATCAGACCAGGACCTACACGGTGCTGCCCACTGACACTGTCCGACAGCTGAAGGAGCAGATCCAGGCCCGGCAAGGGCCTCCTGCCAGTGAGCAGCGCCTGACCTATGgctccagggagctggaggACCGGCACACGCTGGCGCACTACGACGTCAAGCCCATGAGCACAATCTACATGCTCCTGCGGCTCCGGGGGGGCACAGGCCTCCAGCTCCCCTAA